Part of the Coccinella septempunctata chromosome 3, icCocSept1.1, whole genome shotgun sequence genome is shown below.
AGATGGTAATGAGAAAAAGATTCGGGGTGTACAAtaggaaaatgaagaacgaaaacaattctgaattCAACGAAATATGCATCTACATttatcaattcataaaatctgtgatattctctctcgtcgacgaatatcagattacttgagccatataaattttttgttttattgataattgaatataattcggaaaatttaataatgctatgatgcaatattccgagtctggaaaaactaatggcattttcaatttcatcgattaattctataataatattgatagatattccgatttggtccatgagatttttaatctgaatatacatataaaagttatcacttaattgattaaattttcctgaaattccttcaagttgggaagcaattgttttttgattatttctgaggacagaaatagttttattgaaattttcgattacttcaccggttaatgaaatacctgcatttaaattgaacataatatccttctgattattttgaagtTCTTTTAATGCCGATTCATAATACAATGCGTCATTTGCATCTAAATTACCAGTAATACTTTTTATTATGGTTCCCAATCCATCAATAATTCCTCTTTTTGATCTTCCCATtggtatcaaacttttcaatttttgttttgctgagcttaattgatattcataaaactttttatgattttccaattctgtACGAAACACGGAGCTTGAAGTATTTAAAATAGTACTAGATACTGtcttataatgaaattctaaataTCTTAACTGTGTGGCGATGGTTTGAAGGTCATAGTAATGTatgaatctgtgaaatttgcttCTAACTTTCGCTTTCCCTAGGAGAATTGGAAGGACTCCCGGATTGTCCTTcaggtttattatttgaatgtccTGTGCTGTCACCAGAATCATTAGGATTAGCCTGAAAAAGTTTCTTAGATTCAGTTTTAGGTTTTTTGAGGTTTTGTTTAtgcaaaattttcttatcactTTCTATCTTAATTTTCTGATTACGTAGTACTTTCTCTTTCGAAAACTTTGGAGAAAGCTTATTTCTCATGTtggatttaatttttctgtacGCGATAGTACCAGGTTTATACGTTAAAGGATCATGTctattttgattttgctttTCTATGATGTTCTGCTTCCTCTCCCCCATCAGTTCATTCAGTCTTTTGTAAATTTCTCTAGTTTTTTGTTTATGGTTTTCTACATAGTTATTAATAATGGCTTTGTTTACATCTATATTGAGGGGATCCTTACTATTTAAATGGCCGTTAATTATGTCAATAGGTTTCTGCTTTGTCAAGGAATGAATAGAATTATTATATCCAAATAATGCGTAGGGCATTAAGTcttcaatatttgatgaatcattgtttttactttttaaaattctcaaatgttctaatatagtagaatgaaatctttcgatgataccattggattgtgaattatttactgtgatataatgaggagaaatttggtgtagttcaagaaattcaggtacaatactatttttgaactctgttccattatccaTCACTACTGTTGACGGTGAACCGTGATGCGTCATGAAAATTACCAGAGATTTTACTATTTCTATAGCTGTAAGAGAAATTAATGGATATGCTTGGGCGTATTTCGAAAAGGCATCGACAATTgtaagaaattttttgttttgtgctTGAAAAGTGTCAATGTGCACAATTTCGAAGGGTTTACATGGCGTGGGTGTaagcattaatttttgatttggagggtctctatcatatttattaatttgacataattcgcaattattaatatattccgttacatcattttggataccaggccaataatatgttctctttactctagaaacagtttcagaaattcctctgtggtttgtttttccctcatgcatatttttaacaattctaacctgctcgtctttttcttccacatcttctaagatttcattgcacttcaataatttgaaagcggattgtttaaatgttttcctgagaatttcgcatatttcttcataataGTTATCTTTTGTGAAATACAAAGCGTAAAGAATATTAGGTCTTAAGTATGTTTTGAAAAAGTCAATAATTTCCTTCTTTAAATCGTTAGTagatatttgaacaaaaattctttgtttgctcgaaaaaattctttttattctaacctccgccggggaatgaaaaacaaattcaaaaactatttgattgtcaaaaatatttaaaattttctcagaaatgggGACTTCTTGAATTGGATTTTCGTGATTGGAATGTATAGTATTACCATCCGATTCATactgattttcaatattcttggaATTGATTAAATCGTCTTGAGATGAGTAATAAATGTTAATATTTATGGTGGAATttgcaaaaatatagttgatcatgctgaatatttttctccattctagtccatccaaaccacacgaaatttttggtaatgctaaggatttaacattgtctttttgacacaattctTTGAGATTGGAAAGTGATTCGAATACTGCTTCATATCGTGGTTTATGGTAATAAAATTCCTTAGTTAttaagtaataaatttttcttttgttgtgcGAAATTTTAGCCACTTCTCCAGTTCTTTTATTCTGAGATTTGAGTTCTTGAACTTtaccgaatttttctttgaaatcaagtgcaatacctttattcatataaaaatcttcagatacacaatgagcaagggagtcggattccggagcatcaaataaattgccaattttttcggtcaaagttgaacaataatatatttcattttcattaaaaagcttctcaaatttctcgaatgatatttcctcaacgtctgcttcttccaaattaacaatcattgactcgttatcgttattcgtatttttctcggaaaattctttattaaatttctccatataatcgaaaaaatctttgttgtgaatctcgactctcgatagagcatctgcatttgtgttagaactaccttttttgtaaacaatttcgaaatcaaattcctcgagttttaatctccatcttaaaagcttactattaggctccttaagtgacataagccattgtaatggtttatgatctgttacgattttaaattttctgccaaaaaTGTAAGGTCTAAAGTATTTAGTTGCCCAAACGATAGAGAgtaattccttttcaattgtactGTAATTTTGCTCATTATCATTGAGAGTTCTTGATGCATATGCGACAGGCTTATcgttaccaatttttccttgtgATAGGACTGCACCAATGGCAAAATTACTAGCGTCTGTAGTTAtaatgaattcttttgaaaagtccggatattgaagaataggttcgttcattaataaatttttacagtattcaaaacagttgataaacgatgtggtgtgctcgatttttgcacctttttttaaacaggctgttaaaggtttggtaattctcgcgaagtcacggataaattttctataatatcctaataaccctaaaaatcctttaatttcttttgttgttttaggtattgggtaatttttgatagcttgaattttgtctggatttggtttgactccatctgttgttacaatatgccccaaataagctacttccttttttagaaattctgatttatctaactgaattttgaaattggcctctctgagccttttgaaaacttttgaaagattaacaatatgttcttgtaatgaTGTTGAAAAGACAATTATGTCATCTAGATAGACTAAACAATTCTCAAGTCCTCTGAGTACGTTATCCATTACCCTTTGAAAGGTAGAACCCGCATTTTTTAATCCGAATGGCATACGTAGAAATTCGTAGTGGCCATTCTCTACATTGAAAGCTGTTTTAGGAATATCAGCCGGATCCATCTCTATTTGGTGAAATCCGCTAGCTAAATCTAGTGttgtaaaatattgacatttgccgattttatcaagaacatcatttatattaggtataggatatttatcgtcaatagttttctcattgagttttcagaaatctatgacaactctccatttttgtttaccagatgcatcagctttttttggtactacccaaatcggcgatgaccaaggtgactggctgggtctgataataccttgttctaacatagaatttatttgatttttaacttcctctttatgaataaaaggatatctataagattttgtgtagacagggatatcgtctttagttttaatagagtgttttatctgatttgaaaaagaaaggggttgattttctaacttaaagatatctggatattttcgacataattttaaaatataaaatttttcctcttcattcatatgattggttctgattaattcttctacgtttatatattctgaattattattagtttccatttgaaagatttcgaaattattctgtatagaaattgattcaatcggtttatttaaaatgaggataacatcttcgttggtttcattacaaatttctacgtttgctaggccatttttagaacaagttacaatctcagaaatttcacaagattgaataatttgtttcggtattatcacgtcaccagataggtgtttgattggaattttagcaatgattctagaattcgcatcaattttaattttgaatggagctttatttgctgattcttgatattttattggcattgttgaaaaaggagtgttgagcttagaactatgaaaatcaagagacgcatctaatagttttagattatctaatccaattaaaccgtcataaatattatgaaactcgaatagatagaatttgaaatttttattatgtctattaaactcagcaaatataggaatattggcacaaaattcatgatgagaggtttgatggactgttgagacagtgaatggttctttgaatatgaaatttgaataatattttttggctAAATCTGGATTAATAAAAGATTTTGTTGATCCTGTATCGATTAGTAATTTGAGAGggggatttttaatttcaatataaggTAATTCGCGTTTACCAttagaaacatgaaattctattatgtgctgtgggtctgaaattgaacgttccgaaaattttgttcgtaatcttcagcaatttcgtcatttttgaattcttcattagagctgtgaggattattatgatactcggtattaaaaagctcttcacttataaaatttggtttctgaggaaaggattgattttgcctgtttgtaaaatatctattatttgttgaggtactcattggttgagttctctgtttagtatgattagtagatatactcattggagtaggtgcaggttgttgctgctttccgaaaacttgagcgttactgaaaaatttcggctctttataacttatatttctttgaatagtaATGGGTCTGCTAGGAAATTGCTAATTCGtaataaaattttgtcgttcgatgggtaccattgtggaaaagttttgacgaaattttgaaaaattatttgaattatttctgtgattactgtaattcatgaattttctggaattattgattaccgtttgattagatttttggcaatgttttatattgtcttcttcaattatgaattgtagTGCTTGAGGTAAAGAATTAGGCCTCATAGCTCTAATAATAGGACCCAACGGATCTCTTAAACCGGCTAAAAAGGTTTTTAAagcttgtttttggaaaaaatctcttttacttgctctaaatccaacttcacatttcaaatcaatataattacaaattgTATTTAATAATGTAATTACTTTTTCATAGAAGTCATGAGGAGATTCTCCGAAATTTTGCCTCAGATTAACTAGATCCTGATTAAGACAATTCTCATCTCGTTGATCACCGAAAtgtaataaaagtgaattttttatgtcgttccaattactggtagctccatgaattgcgacaacttcttccgctttgccgtgaagcttattcaaaataccattcaatatcaacacattttggaagttattttgattttcaacatcaaaatagtgatttaaaattgcttccgaagcttgaatgaacctatgtaatttattcggattcccatcgaaatcgggaatgatgcttaaatttttgatatcaaagttttcaggtgcgttaggcatattcaaaattttattattactattaagtgaaagattattaaataattctAACAAATCTGTCTCTAATTCAGAATTGGTTTCCGCTACAGAATCAACACTAGGATTAGAGGAGTCTGAcatcaatgaataaaaatacgctcaccagcttgttatgattatccacaactgcataatcttcttcctcctagatggatttttgactgtaactgctgtgggtaggttctcgtttcaccaaaaagagggtagaactcttaaagtttttcacaatgaaaactccgtgaaactccgtcgactgcgccagttatatttattaaggcaggaaaagcgtttttaaaaagctatatttcgtacaatacgtttatacagtgaaagttatgtcagaactgattcaatgataataaaattataatttataacctcggtacactttcttagttcttggaaaacgagacgatgctgagattgcacttcctgcgatcttccaacgaagttcatcgttctcggatatataactcgGGCTTCAGATTTATGTGATTTCTCCTTGCTATTGTCCTTGGCTTCACGGAGTTCTCGAcatcttggacaggcacggagggctaaTTCCCTACTGGCTGGCATGCGGAACCTGTTCAACTTCTTTCGGGGTGGTTCAGATTGGGTGGATGCGCTGGGGATATCACACTGGACGGCAGCCTCTCTTTGACGGTGATGAGAATGACAAGGACAATTTCTAGTTAGTGTACCCAGCAGGCCGCAACTGCTGCAGAAGAGAATCGAATTACCGGTGCAGTGGGTTCTACTGTGCTCCCCCTGGCCACATCTCCAACACATATCAGGTCGAAGCTCCAAGTAAACATTGGGTCCCATTGTGCCAACTGTACGTACTCTGGCTGGCAAGTCTTTCTTGGTTGTTACTTGAGCTGGACGGATATTATGTCGATGGATTTCATGTTGACGATTATCCGGTTGATGGCTATTCGTTTGTTTGGAAATCTTCTCcgtgtttataaaataacgttTATCTTGCTTACAAGTGTTTCTCTTTTCAGCTGGGATGTCTATCTCTATCGCACTCTGCCTTTGAGTTCGAACAGCCGCCTGTTGTGGTTCCTGCTTCCTGGACGGTGATGGGGAACGGTCAGTGACAGCTGTGGAGGTGTTCGGTTTGGGGCGACCAAATGCTTTGAGTCCTCCCAGCGGCAACGGCACGGGACGAGGAGGAGATTCCGGTTCCTGGTCTTTGAATGGATCGACAAAGCCCAGGAACTCGTCAAGTCGTTCCAGGAAGTCTGAGTCGCTCATGTTGCAGCCGTCTAACGGTAGTCTGAAAAGAGGTGAGATcattaatacttggtatttcttATGTATTTCTATACGGTGAACACACGGTTTGACTGGCGCAAATTGTTTTTTTCGGGAAGATAATTCTTACGGATTTAATCTACTGGAACCCAGAGACGGCAAGCAGTGCCGGAGGGAAACCTGAGTTTCAGTCGGATCCGGCGTCTGCCCTCGACGGTGGTTGGTAGTAGGGCGATGACCTCAGCCCGAAAACTGGGTGACCACAGACGGGGATTCGGTTGAGCCTGGATCTTGGATGCTAGCCGTGATGGTAAAACCAGTGTCTTCCCTGGTGCTGGCGGTTCCTGTGGGACAGGTGACAGTTGGGGTGGTGGCGTTAACGGAGCAGCTGGTGGAAGCGGTGCTGGCCTCAGTGTGGACACCGGAATCAGTGGGGGTGGCTGGGCTACGGTTTCAACTAACAGTACGGTATTGGTTCCAGGCCACTCCCACTGTGCACAgttcgagtcattcgcttgacaagagaagacgtgctacagtgctcctagtgctataaaagagaaagcggacgagaaagtcgaagtgtcacagtgccgtaaaagtgaaagcggaggtgaaagtgtacactggcgaagctgcggaatttatgattccgtctacgaaacttccgaagttttttgtaagttctataagtgtatgtgttatagagcggaaattcgttcaaattcagtgtattcagtgtcgagtccagatcccaagtgagtcgatttatatttcggatagtatagaaaatatttaatttagccacatagcttaatagtaacatagtagtaaggatttccaatattcattattattccgaaatacctcatatagttcaatacggacaaaaagccatgtcggaggtctcagacaatgagagctcctacatggaagctacggtcaccgaagaattcagcgatggagatgcagaggagcttgtaaggctcaaagaagagaatgggcagttgaaggctcaaataaataaactgactgaaaccgtgtctcagttggtcggggagatacgcctcttgagagaggaagttaacaagaataaagcgcctcaatcccctagttttgctgaaattgcaaaacagattacggcacagaaatcccccacatttgcagaaattgcaaagccggtagcggtccccgaaaattcctccaaacaggaagtagctccagaaccggaaaagaagagaaattttgcaactcaagttgctaaaacccagaacgcgccgcccacaaaacgcgcgcgtaaagaaagttcatcttcagacgaagagaccgcaaaaaaagcaacggagttacctaaaaaagataaaattccacccatcacgacgatgggtacagccgattgggtagagatctcaaaagctctctacttgaagaaattcagctacaacagagcaaccgtcgtaaaagacgggatcaggatcgtagcctcgactgtggacgactacaggaacataacaaaatattttgaccagattggtaaggagtacttcacgtaccagatggaggaagagaaaaagatatacgcagttataagacatctcccaatagatgctgacctagatataataaaaaatgatctaaaggtccaaggaatccatgacgccgaggtgtccagaatgacatccataAAACCAacaagtttatacccttatacctggtaaaaactcagagaaaggagattttcgaaataagacgcctctacaatctctgccaatctctgcattgtagtggaatcaaaaagaagggcagaaaatccaagccaatgcttcagatgtcagaggtacggacatgcccaaaacaagtgctcttttccata
Proteins encoded:
- the LOC123309675 gene encoding serine/threonine-protein kinase Sgk1-like yields the protein MFQMEHLHLGEILGKGSFGRVYRGQRHGQAVAVKRTMLTHQAIQEVDILRSLEHPNILSLQEAIIEADYLFMVMPLCDEDLNTFLRREGPRNQPSRFFRVMRQLAAAVTECHRRQIVHRDIKPANILRRRCRFLLADFGLVETLTTAQPLLTEPAGTMVYWAPEQRRLEPYDTSVDLWALGLVAVEVATGIPCRQGEEEQHWASSLDEKYRAEMERLRFPVRWFIEGLLQDNPSHRRPAAHPATPTDSGVHTEASTASTSCSVNATTPTVTCPTGTASTREDTGFTITASIQDPGSTESPLPLDGCNMSDSDFLERLDEFLGFVDPFKDQEPESPPRPVPLPLGGLKAFGRPKPNTSTAVTDRSPSPSRKQEPQQAAVRTQRQSAIEIDIPAEKRNTCKQDKRYFINTEKISKQTNSHQPDNRQHEIHRHNIRPAQVTTKKDLPARVRTVGTMGPNVYLELRPDMCWRCGQGEHSRTHCTGNSILFCSSCGLLGTLTRNCPCHSHHRQREAAVQCDIPSASTQSEPPRKKLNRFRMPASRELALRACPRCRELREAKDNSKEKSHKSEARRKPILN